In Halogeometricum sp. S1BR25-6, a single genomic region encodes these proteins:
- a CDS encoding RNA-binding domain-containing protein: MIYSAHARIVVPVRDTEVTDRVEDAVRNIFPNVEFEREAGRIVGETHSLEQFSEKLHEQAILDTARREFTKRGDESGFSFALKKQAAFKGVVNFSVGNPDELGDIEVHVTVENPSIDEFVDHVAPPTEDGKPVRPDERE; encoded by the coding sequence GTGATCTACAGCGCTCACGCGCGCATCGTCGTCCCGGTGCGCGACACGGAGGTGACCGACCGCGTCGAGGACGCCGTTCGCAACATCTTCCCGAACGTGGAGTTCGAACGAGAGGCCGGCCGGATAGTCGGCGAGACGCACTCGCTCGAACAGTTCTCCGAGAAACTGCACGAACAGGCCATCCTCGACACGGCCCGGCGGGAGTTCACCAAGCGCGGCGACGAGTCGGGCTTCTCCTTCGCGCTGAAAAAGCAGGCGGCGTTCAAGGGCGTCGTCAACTTCTCCGTCGGCAACCCCGACGAACTGGGCGACATCGAGGTGCACGTCACCGTCGAGAACCCGAGCATTGACGAGTTCGTCGATCACGTCGCGCCGCCGACGGAAGACGGTAAACCAGTCCGGCCCGACGAACGCGAGTAG
- a CDS encoding AAA family ATPase: MKVIGTVGLPGSGKGEAASVARDAGVPVVTMGDVIRSECRERGLEPAEHHGEIATALREEEGPAAIAERSLPLVEVELESSDVVLVDGLRSEHELDRFREAFGEAFVLVSVEAPFEVRAERLSDRGRDDSDVDREALRDREERELGFGMGEVMDRADVVVDNTDSLERFRERIRALLEEDRSEKGSDTGDADGGEAGVETEAEGRT, translated from the coding sequence ATGAAGGTCATCGGAACCGTCGGACTCCCCGGAAGCGGGAAGGGAGAGGCCGCGTCGGTCGCCCGAGACGCCGGGGTCCCGGTCGTGACCATGGGCGACGTGATTCGCTCGGAGTGCCGGGAGCGGGGCCTCGAACCCGCCGAGCACCACGGTGAGATAGCGACGGCGCTCCGCGAGGAGGAGGGGCCGGCCGCCATCGCCGAGCGCTCGCTACCGCTCGTCGAGGTGGAACTCGAATCGAGCGACGTGGTGCTCGTCGACGGCCTCCGCTCGGAGCACGAACTCGACCGATTTCGCGAGGCGTTCGGGGAGGCGTTCGTCCTCGTGAGCGTCGAAGCGCCGTTCGAGGTCCGCGCCGAACGCCTCTCGGACCGCGGCCGCGACGACAGCGACGTGGACCGCGAGGCCCTGCGCGACCGGGAGGAGCGCGAACTCGGCTTCGGCATGGGCGAGGTGATGGACCGCGCGGACGTCGTCGTCGACAACACCGACTCGCTCGAACGGTTCCGCGAGCGAATCCGCGCACTTCTCGAAGAGGATAGAAGCGAGAAGGGGTCGGACACCGGCGACGCGGACGGCGGTGAGGCCGGAGTCGAGACCGAAGCGGAGGGTCGGACGTGA
- a CDS encoding YccF domain-containing protein produces the protein MRDRSLVVRALWFLLVGWWATPVVVNAAWALNATVILLPLGIKVINVVPTVLTLKEPRSLSVPESARGQRSLFVRAVYFVLVGWWLSFFWANLAAFLAITVVGLPVAYWMLNRLPFVTSLYRFHG, from the coding sequence ATGCGAGACCGTTCTCTGGTGGTGCGTGCGCTGTGGTTCCTGCTCGTCGGCTGGTGGGCGACGCCGGTCGTCGTCAACGCCGCGTGGGCGCTGAACGCCACCGTAATTCTCCTCCCCCTCGGCATCAAGGTCATCAACGTCGTCCCGACCGTCCTGACGCTGAAGGAACCCCGCTCGCTGTCGGTGCCCGAATCCGCGCGCGGCCAGCGCTCGCTTTTCGTCCGCGCCGTCTACTTCGTCCTCGTCGGCTGGTGGCTCAGTTTCTTCTGGGCGAACCTCGCGGCGTTCCTCGCGATAACGGTCGTCGGCCTACCCGTCGCTTACTGGATGCTCAACCGCCTGCCGTTCGTCACGTCGCTGTACCGCTTCCACGGCTAA
- the thsA gene encoding thermosome subunit alpha, whose protein sequence is MIILGDDSQRTQGKDAQSMNISAGKAVAESVRTTLGPKGMDKMLVDNSGEVVVTNDGVTILKEMDIDHPAANMIVEVSETQEDEVGDGTTTAVVIAGELLDQAEELIEQDVHATTIAQGFRQAAEKAKEVLENEAIDVSKDDRETLVKIASTAMTGKGAESAKDLLAELVVDAVLAVADEDNVDTDNVSIEKVVGGSIDNSELVEGVIVDKERVDENMPYMVEDANVALFDGALEVRETEIDAEVNVTDPDQLQQFLDQEEKQLKEMVDQLVDVGTDVVFVGDGIDDMAQHYLAQEGILAIRRAKSSDLKRLARSTGGSVVGSLDDIEESDLGFAGSVGQKDIGGDERIFVEDVDDAKSVTLILRGGTDHVVDELERAIVDALGVVKTTLDDGTVLPGGGAPETELSLQLREFADSVGGREQLAVEAFAEALDVIPRTLAENAGLDPIDSLVDLRARHDGGEFGAGLDAYTGEVIDMEEEGVVEPLRVKTQAIESATEAAVMILRIDDVIAAGDLSGGQVGDDDGDDEMPPGGGGMGGGMGGMGGMGGMGGAM, encoded by the coding sequence ATGATCATTCTGGGCGACGACTCCCAGCGCACACAGGGGAAGGACGCGCAATCGATGAACATCTCGGCCGGTAAGGCCGTGGCCGAGTCCGTCCGGACCACGCTGGGTCCGAAGGGTATGGACAAGATGCTGGTCGACAACTCCGGCGAGGTCGTCGTCACGAACGACGGCGTAACGATCCTCAAGGAGATGGACATCGACCACCCGGCGGCGAACATGATCGTCGAAGTCTCCGAGACGCAGGAGGACGAGGTCGGAGACGGTACGACGACCGCCGTCGTCATCGCCGGCGAACTGCTCGACCAGGCCGAGGAACTCATCGAACAGGACGTCCACGCGACCACCATCGCGCAGGGCTTCCGCCAGGCCGCCGAGAAGGCCAAGGAAGTACTCGAGAACGAGGCCATCGACGTCTCCAAGGACGACCGCGAGACGCTCGTCAAAATCGCCTCCACGGCGATGACGGGCAAGGGCGCGGAGTCCGCGAAGGACCTCCTCGCCGAACTCGTCGTCGACGCCGTGCTGGCCGTCGCCGACGAGGACAACGTCGACACGGACAACGTCTCCATCGAGAAGGTCGTCGGCGGCTCCATCGACAACTCGGAGCTCGTCGAGGGCGTCATCGTCGACAAAGAGCGCGTCGACGAGAACATGCCCTACATGGTCGAGGACGCCAACGTCGCGCTGTTCGACGGCGCCCTCGAAGTCCGCGAGACCGAAATCGACGCCGAAGTCAACGTCACCGACCCCGACCAGCTTCAGCAGTTCCTCGACCAAGAGGAGAAACAGCTGAAGGAGATGGTCGACCAGCTCGTCGACGTCGGCACCGACGTCGTCTTCGTCGGTGACGGCATCGACGACATGGCGCAGCACTACCTCGCGCAGGAGGGCATCCTGGCAATCCGCCGCGCGAAGTCCTCGGACCTCAAGCGCCTCGCCCGCTCGACGGGCGGCAGCGTCGTCGGCTCGCTCGACGACATCGAGGAGTCCGACCTCGGCTTCGCCGGCTCCGTCGGTCAGAAGGACATCGGCGGCGACGAGCGCATCTTCGTCGAGGACGTCGACGACGCCAAGTCCGTCACGCTCATCCTCCGCGGCGGCACCGACCACGTCGTCGACGAACTCGAGCGCGCCATCGTGGACGCCCTCGGCGTCGTCAAAACGACGCTCGACGACGGGACGGTCCTGCCCGGCGGCGGCGCCCCCGAGACCGAACTCTCCCTGCAGCTCCGCGAGTTCGCCGACTCCGTCGGCGGCCGCGAACAGCTCGCGGTCGAGGCGTTCGCAGAGGCGCTCGACGTCATCCCGCGCACGCTGGCCGAGAACGCCGGTCTCGACCCCATCGACTCGCTGGTCGACCTGCGCGCCCGCCACGACGGCGGCGAGTTCGGCGCCGGTCTCGACGCCTACACGGGCGAAGTCATCGACATGGAGGAGGAGGGCGTCGTCGAACCCCTCCGCGTGAAGACGCAGGCCATCGAGTCCGCCACCGAGGCGGCCGTGATGATCCTCCGCATCGACGACGTCATCGCCGCGGGCGACCTCTCCGGCGGTCAGGTCGGCGACGACGACGGCGACGACGAGATGCCGCCCGGCGGCGGCGGAATGGGCGGCGGCATGGGCGGTATGGGCGGCATGGGCGGCATGGGCGGAGCGATGTAA
- a CDS encoding KH domain-containing protein: MQHVKVPQDRIGVLIGEGGETMREIERRAEVRLDIDSETGAVAIDEVGDPVTGMLAPDIVRAVGRGFTPEAALSLLDDDMRTFELIDLQQHTRNKNDLQRQKGRLIGENGRTRELMEELSGAEVVIRGTTLGIIGQPEEVEAVRRATGMLLDGAPHGAVYSFLERKHNELTRDFDVQPSD; encoded by the coding sequence ATGCAACACGTGAAGGTCCCGCAGGACCGTATCGGCGTCCTCATCGGCGAGGGCGGCGAGACGATGCGCGAGATAGAGCGCCGGGCCGAGGTCCGTCTGGATATCGACTCCGAAACCGGCGCCGTCGCCATCGACGAAGTCGGGGACCCCGTCACGGGGATGCTCGCCCCCGACATCGTCCGCGCGGTCGGTCGCGGGTTCACGCCCGAAGCGGCGCTCTCGCTTCTCGACGACGACATGCGGACGTTCGAACTCATCGACCTACAGCAACACACGCGAAACAAGAACGACCTCCAGCGACAGAAGGGCCGACTCATCGGCGAGAACGGCCGGACGCGCGAACTGATGGAGGAACTGTCGGGTGCGGAAGTCGTCATCCGCGGGACGACGCTCGGCATCATCGGCCAACCCGAGGAGGTCGAGGCCGTCCGCCGCGCCACGGGGATGCTCCTCGACGGCGCGCCGCACGGCGCCGTCTACTCGTTCCTCGAACGCAAGCACAACGAACTGACGCGCGACTTCGACGTCCAGCCCTCGGACTGA
- the rio1 gene encoding serine/threonine-protein kinase Rio1 — translation MTESDEFGLIAPDEADTPGDEWEEIDVSDTEADRIARKRDRKFNDFRKRLKDADQFKVEQSVFDDATFAAIYKLVQDGHIDAFGGPISTGKEANVYEALGPDDTDVAVKIYRINASNFRHMRDYLEGDPRFEGIGNDKKRVVLAWTQKEFANLSRARRAGVRVPEPIAVERNVLVMELVGLVEDRARRLAEVNVENPETAYQVAREYMRRLYSAGLVHGDLSEYNMIIHDGELVVIDLGQAVTVHHPNADEFLRRDCRNVAKFFSRQGTDTSADDLYEFVTDAEADPTGDPEVDGREAGGEN, via the coding sequence ATGACCGAGAGCGACGAGTTCGGCCTCATCGCGCCGGACGAGGCGGACACGCCGGGAGACGAGTGGGAGGAGATAGACGTCTCCGACACGGAAGCCGACCGCATCGCCCGAAAGCGCGACCGCAAGTTCAACGACTTCCGGAAGCGTCTGAAGGACGCCGACCAGTTCAAAGTCGAGCAGTCGGTGTTCGACGACGCGACGTTCGCCGCCATCTACAAACTCGTCCAAGATGGCCACATCGACGCGTTCGGCGGCCCTATCTCGACGGGTAAGGAGGCGAACGTCTACGAAGCACTCGGTCCCGACGACACCGACGTGGCGGTCAAAATCTATCGGATAAACGCCTCGAACTTCCGCCACATGCGCGACTACCTCGAAGGCGACCCGCGCTTCGAGGGCATCGGAAACGACAAGAAGCGCGTCGTCCTCGCGTGGACGCAGAAGGAGTTCGCCAACCTCTCGCGCGCCCGACGGGCCGGGGTCCGGGTGCCGGAACCCATCGCCGTCGAGCGGAACGTCCTCGTGATGGAACTCGTGGGACTGGTCGAAGACCGGGCGCGGCGACTCGCCGAGGTGAACGTCGAGAACCCCGAGACGGCCTATCAGGTCGCCCGCGAGTACATGCGCCGCCTCTACTCCGCCGGACTCGTCCACGGCGACCTCTCTGAGTACAACATGATCATCCACGACGGCGAACTCGTCGTCATCGACCTCGGGCAGGCCGTCACCGTCCACCACCCCAACGCCGACGAGTTCCTGCGGCGGGACTGCCGCAACGTGGCGAAGTTCTTCTCGCGGCAGGGCACCGACACCTCCGCCGACGACCTGTACGAGTTCGTCACCGACGCGGAGGCGGACCCGACGGGCGACCCCGAGGTGGACGGGCGAGAGGCGGGGGGCGAGAACTGA
- the eif1A gene encoding translation initiation factor eIF-1A: protein MSDNENAGHRDLRMPEGDEVFAVVEDMLGANRIKVRCADGVERTARIPGRMQKRIWIREGDVVLVDPWDWQDEKADVAWRYEKAEADQLRDEGHIA from the coding sequence ATGAGCGACAACGAAAACGCGGGTCACCGCGACCTGCGGATGCCCGAGGGCGACGAGGTGTTCGCTGTCGTGGAGGACATGCTCGGAGCGAACCGAATCAAGGTGCGCTGCGCCGACGGCGTCGAACGGACGGCCAGAATCCCCGGTCGGATGCAAAAGCGCATCTGGATTCGGGAGGGCGACGTCGTCCTCGTCGACCCGTGGGACTGGCAGGACGAGAAGGCCGACGTGGCGTGGCGCTACGAGAAGGCCGAGGCCGACCAACTGCGCGACGAAGGCCACATCGCCTGA
- a CDS encoding DUF7470 family protein — MLDKLGTKGIAGVVLLVVGIALVAYSSPIVAAGLALVIAGVGLVASGLIQSAMGAFGMM; from the coding sequence ATGCTCGACAAACTCGGTACGAAAGGCATCGCGGGCGTCGTGCTCCTCGTCGTCGGCATCGCGCTGGTCGCCTATAGCTCCCCCATCGTCGCCGCCGGTCTCGCCCTCGTCATCGCCGGCGTCGGCCTCGTCGCCTCCGGTCTCATCCAGTCGGCGATGGGCGCGTTCGGGATGATGTAG
- a CDS encoding alpha/beta hydrolase: MSETDRRNGEESIRVERGREVTDGLAVDTYRGEGVEGAPIVVFVYGGAWESGARGQFSRWALDAAGRGPASSRTESDDTASEDFVAVELEYRLSDEATFPAQIRDVRACLSWVRENAERFGGDADRVAVVGHSAGAHLAMLAALAPENAFGGEYDPEPTVHAAVGISGPYDLRADSDEDGVVRRFLGGSEEEVPERYAAASPVTHVAADAPSTFLLHGEADGTVPVESSEAMAARLEETGTTTRLRTDAGADHVYLHSSYWYPEIRESVFSWLDERL; this comes from the coding sequence GTGAGCGAGACCGACCGACGGAACGGGGAGGAATCGATACGGGTCGAACGCGGCCGCGAGGTGACCGACGGACTCGCCGTCGACACCTACCGAGGCGAGGGCGTCGAGGGCGCTCCCATCGTCGTCTTCGTCTACGGCGGCGCGTGGGAATCCGGCGCGCGCGGACAGTTCTCGCGGTGGGCGTTAGACGCCGCCGGACGCGGTCCGGCGAGCAGTCGGACGGAGTCCGACGATACGGCGAGCGAGGATTTCGTCGCCGTCGAACTCGAGTACCGACTGAGCGACGAGGCGACGTTCCCCGCGCAAATACGCGACGTGCGGGCGTGTCTGTCGTGGGTCCGCGAGAACGCCGAGCGGTTCGGCGGCGACGCCGACCGGGTGGCCGTCGTCGGCCACTCCGCGGGCGCGCACCTCGCGATGCTCGCCGCGTTGGCGCCGGAAAATGCGTTCGGCGGCGAGTACGACCCCGAACCGACGGTCCACGCCGCCGTGGGAATCAGCGGTCCGTACGACCTCCGGGCCGATTCGGACGAGGACGGCGTGGTGCGGCGGTTCCTCGGCGGGAGCGAGGAGGAGGTTCCGGAGCGGTACGCGGCGGCGTCGCCGGTGACGCACGTCGCCGCGGACGCACCGTCGACGTTCCTCCTGCACGGGGAAGCGGACGGGACGGTGCCCGTCGAGTCCTCGGAGGCGATGGCCGCGAGACTGGAAGAAACGGGCACGACGACGAGGTTGCGGACCGACGCGGGGGCCGACCACGTCTACCTCCACTCGTCGTACTGGTACCCCGAGATTCGCGAGTCGGTGTTCTCGTGGCTGGACGAGCGACTGTAG
- a CDS encoding tyrosine--tRNA ligase, protein MDAYDLITRNAAEVVTEDEVRSLAEDPDGKRAYVGYEPSGVLHIGHMLTANKLIELQEAGFEIVVLLADVHAYLNGKGTFEEIRETADRMREQFVAYGLEESDTEFVLGSEFQLDEEYTLDLHALELETNLSRAERAMAEIQSGDTATVAQAVYPLMQALDIVYLDVDLAIGGMEQRKVHMLARDTLPSIGADAPTCLHTPLIADLSTGVGKMSSSAGVSISMEDSEEELREKVNKAYCPPSRDPEPDADGEDRDNPVLQIFEYHVFPRFGEVVVERPEQYGGDLEYDDYESLASDLDSGELHPADAKGALAEYLNELVAPGREKIRQQRS, encoded by the coding sequence ATGGACGCGTACGACCTGATCACCCGGAACGCCGCCGAGGTGGTCACGGAGGACGAGGTACGTTCGTTAGCCGAGGACCCCGACGGAAAACGGGCCTACGTCGGCTACGAACCCTCCGGCGTCCTCCACATCGGCCACATGCTGACGGCCAACAAACTCATCGAGTTGCAGGAGGCCGGCTTCGAAATCGTGGTCCTCCTCGCGGACGTCCACGCCTACCTCAACGGGAAGGGGACGTTCGAGGAGATTCGCGAGACGGCCGACCGGATGCGCGAGCAGTTCGTCGCCTACGGTCTCGAAGAGTCTGACACCGAGTTCGTCCTCGGTTCGGAGTTCCAGTTGGACGAGGAGTACACCTTGGACCTGCACGCCCTCGAACTGGAGACGAACCTCTCGCGGGCCGAGAGAGCGATGGCCGAGATACAGAGCGGCGATACCGCGACGGTGGCGCAGGCAGTGTACCCGCTGATGCAGGCGCTGGACATCGTCTACCTCGACGTGGACCTCGCCATCGGCGGGATGGAACAGCGCAAGGTGCACATGCTCGCGCGCGACACCCTGCCGAGCATCGGCGCGGACGCGCCGACCTGTCTGCACACGCCGCTCATCGCCGACCTGTCGACGGGCGTCGGCAAGATGTCCTCCTCCGCGGGCGTCTCTATCTCGATGGAGGATTCGGAGGAGGAACTCCGCGAGAAGGTGAACAAGGCGTACTGCCCGCCGTCGCGCGACCCCGAACCCGACGCCGACGGCGAGGACCGAGACAACCCGGTGCTGCAGATATTCGAGTACCACGTCTTCCCCCGCTTCGGCGAGGTGGTCGTCGAACGCCCCGAACAGTACGGCGGCGACCTGGAGTACGACGACTACGAGTCGCTGGCGTCGGACCTCGACTCGGGCGAACTCCACCCCGCCGACGCGAAGGGAGCGCTCGCGGAGTACCTGAACGAACTCGTCGCGCCGGGTCGCGAGAAGATTCGACAGCAGCGCTCCTGA
- a CDS encoding DUF460 domain-containing protein — protein MNDRTSALDSLVFGVDIQSGDVRGDAPSYAVVAFDGENIDRDVVSHRKLRRLVERERPAILATDNMYELAADKDELVRFLRSLPAETKLVQVTGAERPEPLSRVASRHGVPYGKKPMKEAEAAARLAAVNVGHEVSAFTNTTTLKVSRGRSTGKGGWSQDRYTRRIHGSVKRRSREVEDRLKQAGLEYEIDVTEKYGGYSNAVFTIEGRPSDIPVSSGRAGDTRVEIDRERRDGIEFEPLVKRRDHVIVGIDPGTTTAAAVIDLDGNKLDVHSTRTADTADVIEWLIERGRPVIVAADVEPMPETVEKFRRSFDAAGWEPEKDLPVDEKLHRTREAGYENDHERDALAAALFAFDAHEDQFERISRKVPPNIERGEVISRVVAGEESVEAVLREMTGDDGGEEEEESTHEERELTEEEKKIKRLERRVERLESHAESLESTIEEKEETIERYKEELSEAKREERREARERREVQRLERDNGRLERELASMEEENEELSAKIERLKHLWKLDHSNFADVNTNKNLVPVKVVEQFTKGAIDSADEAYGLSPGDVVYLRDASGAGRSTAERLAETDPRAVLRTGGLSDVADEVLFEHGIPVGPAADVTMQEIDELAVAREADVGAVIEDWERRAEDRRKEEQSEMVDRIISEHRAETKSESR, from the coding sequence GTGAACGACCGGACGAGCGCACTCGACTCTCTCGTCTTCGGCGTGGACATCCAGAGCGGCGACGTGCGCGGCGACGCCCCATCGTACGCCGTCGTGGCTTTCGACGGCGAGAACATCGACCGAGACGTGGTCTCACACCGGAAGCTGCGGCGACTCGTCGAGCGAGAGCGGCCGGCCATCCTCGCGACCGACAACATGTACGAGTTGGCCGCCGACAAGGACGAACTCGTCCGCTTCCTGCGCTCGCTCCCGGCCGAGACGAAACTCGTGCAGGTGACGGGCGCCGAGCGCCCGGAACCGCTCTCCAGGGTGGCCTCCCGCCACGGCGTCCCCTACGGCAAGAAGCCGATGAAGGAAGCCGAGGCGGCCGCCCGACTCGCCGCGGTCAACGTCGGCCACGAGGTGTCGGCCTTCACCAACACCACGACGCTGAAGGTGTCCCGAGGGCGCTCGACCGGGAAAGGCGGGTGGAGCCAGGACCGCTACACCCGGCGTATCCACGGCTCCGTCAAGCGCCGGAGCCGCGAGGTGGAGGACCGACTGAAGCAGGCGGGGTTGGAGTACGAAATCGACGTGACGGAGAAGTACGGCGGCTACTCGAACGCCGTGTTCACCATCGAGGGTCGACCCTCCGACATCCCCGTCTCCAGCGGCCGCGCGGGCGACACGCGGGTCGAAATAGACAGAGAGCGGCGCGACGGCATCGAGTTCGAACCGCTCGTGAAGCGCCGCGACCACGTCATCGTCGGCATCGACCCCGGAACGACGACGGCGGCGGCCGTCATCGACCTGGACGGGAACAAACTCGACGTGCACTCGACGCGCACCGCCGACACCGCCGACGTCATCGAGTGGCTCATCGAACGCGGGCGGCCGGTCATCGTCGCCGCCGACGTGGAACCGATGCCCGAAACCGTCGAGAAGTTCCGCCGGAGCTTCGACGCCGCCGGGTGGGAACCCGAGAAGGACCTCCCGGTCGACGAGAAACTCCACCGCACGCGCGAGGCCGGCTACGAGAACGACCACGAGCGAGACGCCCTCGCGGCGGCCCTGTTCGCCTTCGACGCCCACGAGGACCAGTTCGAGCGCATCTCGCGGAAGGTGCCGCCGAACATCGAACGCGGCGAGGTCATCTCCCGCGTCGTCGCCGGCGAGGAGTCCGTCGAGGCGGTCCTCCGCGAGATGACCGGCGACGACGGCGGAGAAGAAGAGGAGGAGTCGACGCACGAGGAGCGGGAACTCACGGAGGAGGAGAAGAAGATAAAGCGGCTGGAGCGTCGCGTCGAACGCCTCGAATCGCACGCCGAGAGCCTCGAATCGACCATCGAGGAGAAAGAGGAGACCATCGAGCGGTACAAAGAGGAACTCTCGGAGGCCAAGCGCGAGGAGCGCCGGGAGGCGAGAGAGCGGCGCGAGGTCCAGCGTCTCGAACGCGACAACGGCCGCCTCGAACGGGAACTGGCGTCGATGGAGGAGGAGAACGAGGAGCTATCGGCGAAGATAGAGCGGTTGAAACATCTCTGGAAGCTCGACCACTCGAACTTCGCGGACGTGAACACGAACAAGAACCTCGTGCCCGTGAAGGTCGTCGAGCAGTTCACGAAGGGTGCCATCGACAGCGCGGACGAGGCGTACGGCCTCTCGCCCGGCGATGTCGTCTACCTCCGTGACGCCTCGGGCGCGGGCCGGTCGACCGCCGAGCGACTGGCGGAGACGGACCCGCGAGCGGTCCTGCGGACGGGCGGCCTCTCGGACGTCGCCGACGAGGTGCTGTTCGAGCACGGGATACCCGTCGGACCGGCGGCGGACGTGACGATGCAGGAGATAGACGAACTGGCCGTCGCCCGCGAGGCGGACGTCGGAGCGGTCATCGAGGACTGGGAGCGGCGCGCCGAGGACAGACGAAAGGAGGAGCAGTCGGAGATGGTCGACCGCATCATCTCCGAGCACCGGGCCGAGACGAAGAGCGAGAGCCGCTGA
- a CDS encoding PhzF family phenazine biosynthesis protein gives MTGPPFHLVDVFAERRYAGNQLAVVESRETLSDDEMLEITREMNYSETTFLEGDPVDGAWPVRIFTQKEEIPFAGHPTLGTAAVLRERFDAGDDVTLRLGVSDIPVEVRPDGDGEAYWMTQNAPEFGAELDHARLARVLGLDSEDVDREWPVQVVSTGLPSILVPLTGRGALGRVDIDRTAYGALYDETGVENVFPFCADPREDGHHLAARMFSPGHGLYEDPATGSANGNLAGYLARHRYFGDDEVAVSVEQGYEMGRPSVLHLEAEDGEEVSVRVGGRVEFVAEGDLL, from the coding sequence ATGACGGGCCCCCCGTTCCACCTCGTGGACGTGTTCGCAGAACGGCGCTACGCCGGCAACCAACTCGCCGTCGTCGAGAGTCGGGAGACGCTCTCCGACGACGAGATGCTCGAAATCACGCGGGAGATGAACTACTCGGAGACGACGTTTCTCGAAGGCGACCCCGTCGACGGCGCGTGGCCGGTGCGGATATTCACGCAGAAGGAGGAGATTCCGTTCGCCGGCCACCCGACGCTCGGCACCGCGGCGGTCCTCCGAGAGCGGTTCGACGCGGGCGACGACGTGACCCTGCGCCTCGGCGTCAGCGACATCCCCGTCGAGGTCCGTCCCGACGGCGACGGTGAGGCGTACTGGATGACGCAGAACGCCCCCGAGTTCGGCGCCGAACTCGACCACGCCCGCCTCGCCCGCGTGCTCGGACTCGACAGCGAGGACGTAGACCGCGAGTGGCCCGTGCAGGTCGTCTCGACCGGCCTGCCCTCTATTCTGGTCCCGCTGACGGGCCGCGGCGCGCTCGGACGGGTCGATATCGACCGGACGGCGTACGGCGCGCTGTACGACGAGACGGGCGTCGAGAACGTCTTCCCGTTCTGCGCGGACCCGCGCGAGGACGGCCACCACCTCGCGGCCCGGATGTTCTCGCCCGGTCACGGCCTGTACGAGGACCCCGCGACCGGAAGCGCCAACGGGAACCTCGCAGGCTACCTCGCCCGACACCGCTACTTCGGCGACGACGAGGTGGCCGTCTCCGTCGAACAGGGGTACGAGATGGGTCGGCCGTCCGTGCTCCACCTCGAAGCCGAAGACGGCGAGGAGGTGTCCGTCCGCGTCGGCGGGCGCGTCGAGTTCGTCGCCGAGGGTGACCTGCTGTAG
- the rnz gene encoding ribonuclease Z, protein MRVTFLGTGGAVPTTERGPSALLVNREGERLLFDCGEGTQRQMMRFGTGFTVSHLFVTHLHGDHVLGIPGLVQTWDFNDREEALAIHTPPGSKRHLRSLVEAGGYRPGFPVNIHEVKPGTVALSGDDYEVRTFETEHRNVRSMGYALLEDDRRGRFDRKRAEELGVPVGPAFGRLHEGEAVELDDGTVVRPEEVVGDPRPGRKLVYTGDTRPVDATVEAADEPDLLVHDATFASDRADRARGTGHSTGKEAADIAARAGAKHLALTHISSRYAGDASPIEREAQAAFDGEAFVPDDGQKFEVPYPDADRDGA, encoded by the coding sequence ATGCGCGTGACGTTCCTCGGGACCGGCGGCGCGGTGCCGACGACCGAACGGGGTCCGAGCGCCCTCCTCGTCAACCGGGAGGGCGAGCGGTTGCTGTTCGACTGCGGCGAGGGCACCCAGCGGCAGATGATGCGCTTCGGGACGGGCTTTACGGTCTCGCACCTGTTCGTCACGCACCTCCACGGCGACCACGTTCTCGGCATTCCCGGTCTGGTGCAGACGTGGGACTTCAACGACCGCGAGGAAGCGCTCGCGATACACACCCCGCCGGGGTCGAAGCGGCACCTCCGGAGCCTCGTCGAGGCCGGCGGCTACCGACCCGGCTTCCCCGTCAACATCCACGAGGTGAAACCCGGCACCGTCGCCCTCTCCGGCGACGACTACGAGGTGCGGACGTTCGAGACCGAGCACAGGAACGTCCGCTCGATGGGCTACGCACTCCTCGAAGACGACCGGCGCGGCCGGTTCGACAGGAAGCGAGCCGAGGAACTCGGCGTCCCCGTCGGCCCGGCGTTCGGCCGCCTGCACGAGGGCGAAGCGGTCGAACTGGACGACGGCACCGTCGTCCGGCCCGAAGAGGTCGTCGGCGACCCCCGACCCGGTCGGAAACTCGTCTACACCGGCGACACGCGCCCCGTCGACGCCACCGTCGAAGCGGCCGACGAACCGGACCTCCTCGTCCACGACGCGACGTTCGCCTCCGACCGCGCCGACCGGGCGCGCGGCACCGGTCACTCGACCGGAAAGGAGGCTGCCGACATCGCCGCGCGCGCCGGGGCGAAGCACCTGGCGCTGACGCACATCTCATCGCGGTACGCCGGCGACGCCTCGCCCATCGAACGCGAGGCGCAGGCAGCGTTCGACGGCGAGGCGTTCGTCCCCGACGACGGCCAGAAGTTCGAGGTGCCGTACCCCGACGCCGACCGCGACGGGGCGTAA